One Prolixibacteraceae bacterium DNA segment encodes these proteins:
- a CDS encoding deoxyguanosinetriphosphate triphosphohydrolase gives MKWEKLICATRLGQEDRITENYDHRSQFQRDYDRIIFSPSFRRLQNKTQVFPLPGSIFVHNRLTHSLEVASVGRSLGAMLGAELIKRKELDWQRASEIGPIVASACLAHDLGNPPFGHSGEHAISDFFTNHYGRKFQEQFTEEQWTDFTQFDGNANAFRLLSHQFIGRRAGGFALTYSSLSSIVKYPYESTHTIIQKFGFFQDQKSTYAKIAKKLEIPYDGAKYARHPLVYLVEAADDVCYQIMDIEDAFKIGILTYSRVQDLLIPFHKEESTFKQTQKTLNSILDLSEKVAYLRSISIGKLINECFEQFILQYDVIMEGEKIKPLIKNVSSTSLRAIQNIQKVSREEIYMHREVVEIQIAGHKIITTLLDRFIKALESQNSPHSKNLLSLIPKQYDIHNDDTYKQILAIVDYVSGMTDVYALELYRRMEGITVPAFY, from the coding sequence ATGAAGTGGGAAAAATTAATTTGCGCAACGAGATTAGGACAAGAAGATAGAATAACAGAGAACTACGACCACCGCTCTCAATTTCAGCGCGATTACGATCGTATAATCTTCTCTCCTTCTTTTCGTCGACTACAAAATAAAACACAAGTATTTCCGCTTCCAGGATCCATCTTTGTTCACAATAGATTAACTCACAGTCTAGAGGTTGCAAGCGTTGGACGTTCTTTGGGAGCGATGCTAGGGGCAGAATTAATAAAAAGAAAAGAGTTAGACTGGCAAAGAGCAAGTGAGATTGGACCAATTGTTGCATCAGCCTGTTTGGCCCATGACTTAGGAAACCCTCCATTTGGGCATTCGGGAGAACATGCAATTTCCGACTTCTTTACAAATCATTATGGGCGTAAGTTTCAAGAACAATTCACCGAAGAGCAATGGACTGATTTCACGCAATTTGATGGAAATGCCAATGCTTTTCGCCTTTTATCTCATCAATTCATCGGACGAAGAGCAGGTGGATTTGCATTAACCTATTCGTCCTTATCCTCAATTGTTAAGTATCCCTACGAATCCACACACACCATCATACAGAAATTTGGATTTTTTCAGGATCAGAAATCAACGTATGCTAAAATTGCAAAAAAGTTAGAGATCCCATATGATGGAGCTAAATATGCACGACATCCATTGGTATATCTTGTGGAAGCAGCAGATGATGTCTGCTATCAAATAATGGATATAGAAGACGCCTTTAAAATCGGTATATTAACCTATTCTCGTGTTCAAGATCTTTTGATACCATTTCACAAAGAGGAATCCACCTTTAAACAGACACAAAAAACACTAAATTCAATACTTGACTTAAGTGAAAAGGTAGCTTACTTACGATCTATTAGTATAGGAAAACTAATCAACGAATGCTTTGAACAGTTCATATTACAATATGATGTAATCATGGAAGGGGAAAAAATTAAACCTCTGATCAAAAATGTTTCATCCACATCCCTTAGAGCAATTCAGAACATACAGAAAGTTTCTAGGGAAGAGATATATATGCATAGAGAGGTGGTTGAGATTCAGATTGCAGGACACAAGATAATCACCACACTACTGGATCGATTTATCAAAGCACTAGAGAGTCAAAACTCCCCTCATTCGAAAAACCTATTAAGCTTAATCCCAAAGCAATATGATATCCATAACGATGATACCTACAAACAGATATTAGCTATTGTAGATTATGTATCAGGAATGACAGACGTCTATGCATTAGAGTTATATAGAAGGATGGAAGGTATAACAGTTCCTGCATTTTATTAA
- a CDS encoding M48 family metallopeptidase produces MIEQRVIIDSSLGNITIRRGRTKSALRATFKTDGTISVSTPSTISWKEIENWIEENRDAFIAKKIQATKDNNVALPTILSINNCCYCVKYEKILKAKVEHTTCGANLILPQGGDTERNRQIHEIFLNNTLKLEAQKSIPKRLNFWSTKLNLPFNSCSIKNNKTNWGSCSYLGNINLNMHLIRLPEHLMDMVIIHELAHTIIPNHGKEFKAFMKKIIPRVKEMEQELKTYHPHQWS; encoded by the coding sequence ATGATTGAACAGAGAGTGATAATAGACTCATCGTTAGGTAACATCACTATTAGAAGAGGACGTACCAAAAGTGCATTACGAGCAACATTTAAAACAGATGGTACAATATCAGTCAGTACACCTAGTACGATTAGTTGGAAAGAGATCGAAAATTGGATAGAAGAAAATAGAGACGCATTTATCGCAAAAAAAATCCAAGCAACTAAAGATAATAACGTAGCTTTACCAACCATCCTCTCTATAAACAATTGTTGCTATTGTGTGAAGTATGAAAAGATACTAAAAGCAAAAGTAGAACATACCACCTGTGGAGCAAACCTCATTCTCCCACAAGGAGGGGATACTGAAAGGAATAGACAGATACATGAGATATTTCTAAACAATACTCTAAAACTCGAAGCTCAAAAATCAATTCCCAAACGACTCAACTTTTGGAGCACAAAACTTAATTTACCGTTCAATAGTTGTTCCATAAAGAACAACAAAACAAATTGGGGAAGCTGTTCTTACTTGGGAAATATTAATTTAAATATGCACCTCATTCGATTGCCCGAGCATTTGATGGATATGGTTATTATTCATGAACTAGCACACACGATCATTCCAAATCACGGAAAAGAGTTTAAAGCATTCATGAAGAAAATAATACCAAGGGTAAAAGAGATGGAGCAAGAGCTAAAAACATACCATCCTCACCAATGGTCATAA
- a CDS encoding flippase-like domain-containing protein, with translation MNKKTDALKNFHPIRIILPILIGLMVAFYLFYNERDQIEDFSFSSEGKWFILGACALMLTRDIGYIIRLHILSNQKLTWLQCTKIVFLWEFASAITPTAIGGTGVAVFFLHHEKMSWAESTTVVMATSFLDELFFAISFPILLITIGGENLFVQYEESTFVNNLIWFAIAGYSIKLLYILFVSYSLFFNPKLFKKLIVSIASLPFINKWKKAAIQYGDEFITASYSLQKRSLSYWIGSFLSTALSWISRYWTANLIILGVTISSTLPSQDIFQMSNQLIIFARQLIMWIMMMVMPSPGGAGFSEFLFSRYMVEFIPAGLENMVALIWRSVSYYPYLLIGSILFPIWLRRSFKKRKK, from the coding sequence ATGAACAAAAAGACGGACGCACTGAAGAATTTTCATCCTATAAGAATCATCCTACCAATATTAATAGGATTAATGGTCGCATTCTATTTATTCTATAATGAACGAGATCAAATAGAAGACTTCTCCTTCTCCAGCGAGGGTAAATGGTTTATTTTAGGAGCTTGTGCGTTGATGCTTACGAGAGATATTGGATATATCATCCGTCTACATATATTGTCTAACCAAAAACTTACATGGCTACAATGTACCAAGATTGTATTTCTATGGGAATTTGCATCAGCCATCACCCCCACCGCAATTGGAGGGACAGGAGTGGCCGTTTTCTTTCTTCATCACGAAAAGATGTCATGGGCTGAAAGTACAACAGTAGTGATGGCAACAAGTTTTTTAGATGAGCTATTTTTTGCCATTAGCTTTCCGATATTACTAATTACCATAGGAGGCGAAAATCTATTTGTTCAATATGAAGAATCCACTTTTGTAAACAACCTAATATGGTTTGCTATAGCTGGATATAGTATCAAATTATTATACATCTTATTTGTATCCTATTCTCTTTTCTTCAATCCAAAACTCTTCAAAAAACTAATCGTGTCGATCGCCTCTCTTCCATTTATCAACAAATGGAAAAAGGCTGCAATTCAATATGGAGATGAGTTTATCACAGCATCATATAGTTTACAGAAACGCTCCTTATCTTATTGGATCGGTTCGTTCCTTTCCACAGCATTATCTTGGATTTCTCGATATTGGACTGCAAATCTCATCATATTAGGAGTTACCATCTCATCCACCTTACCATCTCAAGATATTTTCCAAATGTCGAACCAATTAATCATCTTTGCACGACAGTTAATTATGTGGATTATGATGATGGTTATGCCTAGTCCAGGTGGAGCAGGGTTCTCCGAATTTTTATTCTCAAGATATATGGTAGAATTCATTCCTGCAGGGCTCGAAAACATGGTCGCTTTAATTTGGAGATCTGTAAGTTATTATCCATATTTATTGATTGGATCCATTCTTTTCCCTATATGGTTACGGAGAAGTTTTAAAAAGAGAAAAAAATGA